In Brienomyrus brachyistius isolate T26 chromosome 2, BBRACH_0.4, whole genome shotgun sequence, the genomic window ATTTTAGGTCATTGTTCCTGGTAAAACCTTTACCGATtcaacccttctgcagtggaaacttGAAAGCAAGCTGGACCGGTGCTGTAACTAGGCACAGGACAGGTATAGGTCGGCTCCTGCATGCCAGCAGAAAATTCACCACTACAGACTAAAGCACATGGAGACAGACATTAACCAGTTTATGCACGGTCAGTTCTTTGAGCCGAATGTCAGATGTTATCACCCCCAAGAGCTGCTCCATGCCATCACATGGGGCCGGCTTTCAGACCCCCCTCAGTTCTGTCTCTCATTCTTTATTGGGCAGCTATCATTAACTTCACTGGAGAATTCCATTTTGCATTTGAACATATACCTTCATACCATGGCAAGTTCGGAAGGGGTTGCGAagcagagttggaaatgtaagcattttaaaagccagcaagctcctatgctgatcccCGATCAGGATTTCCCAGCTCCCGCACTTTAATTAATCTACATAAACAggtcttgggtctgcaaatgcCTAACAAAAAACAAGTGAACTCGACCAATCCAAGAAATCAAACCACAGAGgagtaatttaaaattcactggtaAATCAGATTTCTGCCATAGGCACAATCAGTGTTAATTTAGACCTATACTTCATATCAGGTATATTTTACTCAAGTTACTTTTAGGGACAAGACTGTGGTGTGGAGATGGAGGGGATATACAGTTAAAATATAAGCTACAAATTACCATTCAGGAAATGTTAATTGTAATATTGCCATTTTCAATGACTAGTCAACACAGAATCAGTCTAAATACTTACATATACTTACTGGACGTGCCAGTATTTATTGCAAGTGTCAGCTGCATCACAGCTGCATAACCCACCTGTAGATCCTCCTCATACTGTTTGGCCAGCTGGGGATCCATCACCACCTCCGGAGGAGCCAGGGCTGGCATCGCCACAAACTCCAGGTTGGGGTCTCCAATCAGCTTCCTGGCCAGCCACAGGAAGGGCTTCTCAAAGTTGTAGTTGCTTTTGGCGGAGATGTCATAGTACTGAGGAGGAGGTCAGGAAAGGTTAACGGGGATGCTGACACCGCACGGCTCACACCCGCGGCACCACAGACAAAGGGGGCCCAGTTAAGGCCAATGCCGCTTtcccactggcatacaggaattCAGCCGTACCGCGAAGAGACTAGTTACAGCAGAATTCCAGCTCCCTTTGGTTTTCCCCACTACAGTCGGGTCGGCTCAGAGTTTGGATAGGGGCAGTGATATAAAACCGAAGAGACGCTCACCCACCGTTCACAGGTGAATTTACTATGCTTTGCTACATGCAATTATTACTCTGCATGTTAAGAAAGTATCACATTAGCGTAATTAAGATTTTCTAGCATAAATTTGTGTTGCAAATCCATTCAGTTCAGTTGTTCCATAATAGCTTTAAGAAGGAGGTTGGATATTTAAGTTCTGAGTCATCAAGAATGCATCAATACATTGCAATGTGCGATATTACTAATAAACACAATATGTGCTTTTCCTTCAGATACCCCACGCACACCATAGTGATATGTCGGTGTATTTCGACCAATCAAATGGCAATGATGCAATCAGCTCAGCTAGTAAGCAGGGCCATGACAGCGTGGTTACGGCTCGTATGCGTTGCAATGGAAATCTGCAAGTTCGCAGTACggctcggttcttggtggcagtagaaaagcaccaaaaGTCGGGTCCACCTTAATTCTGAGAAGACCTAGACAGTCATTCCGAAGCAGCTGCAAATGTTTATCCATTTGACTCATTTGAGCCTACATCAGGATCACGATCATTCAACATGCGTTGGCCTGTTTTAATCTAAAGCATGTGTCACTTTATTGCCATGACTTGTGCGATTACTGCCCTTGGCAGATGCCTCATTGGGCACGATAGAAGCCCCATATGAAGACCCCCCTTCACATTGCTTTAGTTTGTCAATGACATCTGATTTGTGTAATTTGTGGGACATTTAAACCGAGACCCTGCCAATTTTAAGTGCGCCAAACAAAAACACCTCAATTTCCATAACTTGTCAGTTCAGTTGTTCAGTTCAGAGTACCTTTATCATCTTTGAATCGcctactttttttcttttaccaaCCCAGGTCATCAGGATCCAACAATCCCGATTAAAACTTAAACACGacagtacatacagtatgtttCTTCAACGGACTGCAACGCCAGAGACTTTACCTGAAGGTTCTTCTTTCTGTGGAACACTATGGCCTTCGCCTTGACCTTCCTATCTTTGATGTCTACTTTATTTCCACACAAGACAATGGGGATGTTCTCACATACTCGTACCAGGTCTCTGTGCCAGTTAGGGACATTCTTATACGTTACTCTGGATGTTACGTCAAACATAATAATGGCACACTGGGCTGGAAGGAagagggggggagagagagaaaaagtttacttcaaaaacattcctTTTTAAACTGTCTAGGCAAACAGAGCCAAAataacatttacaaatcttccAGTTTTAACTTTAACTTGTTCCCTCgccaccaaacacacacacacacacacacacacacacacacacacacacataaacatgaTCCAGGCATCACATATGACCTTAGTCATTACTCTGAGCAATTTATCATATAGTTTGGATACATTACTGAATAGAAGTGATCTCTATGAGTTTTGACAAAATACCTTAATTGTTATGCACACATAGATACTAATTTTCTTTCCTACTAGCCAACTGTTTAAATTGGCAAAGTTTGCCAGGGCAGTATTCAATGTTAAAGATGCAAATGAGGAAGTTATTACAACAAGCACCAGTTTCAGctcaaaaacaaaatgcacaaataAACTTCTCCAGGTGGGGAAAAAGCCACATGAATTAGGCATTTCAATAATCTTAAACTGTATAATGCATATTCATCATGAGGAGACCCTTACCTGCGGAAAGTCACGCCATTAACTGACATGACTACTGACAATTAACAGCTCTAATAACTGGCACAAGCAGGACACACAAGACTGGGCCTGGAGGTTAATTTGAGCCACGACTTCCACATGAATATGGGGAATTTCCAAGTGTAGTGAAGATATTTACAACAATGGACAAAGCCAAGAGTGACGGCAGAATGAAATAAACAGAACACCAACTATCCAGACACAGGAAGTCCCCGTTCTAATAACCTATATGATGCAAACAGAGCAGATTGTGTCCCTAAACCTGGTGAAGGGAGCAAGCAGAATCAGGATTCTAGAATTTCACGGCATAGGTAGGTATGACCCCCTCGATTGTACAGTCTCACCGCAATATTTCAGGATCAGAAGCATATTATTCGCATCTCGCTTGTACAGAATCTAAGTTGGTAAATGCACATGTACAACAGTTCCAGCATTTACTTTAAATCTTACCCTGTATGTAATACCCATCGCGAAGACCTCCAAACTTCTCttgcccagctgtatcccacACATTGAATTTAATTGCTCCTCTGTTCGTGTGAAATACTAGAGGATGGACTTCAACACCCAAAgtagctgcaaaaaaaaaaaggctgcaAGTTACCATGGTTATCATCGGTAAAGCCCAGCATGTGCACCAGACGGCGCACGGCCATAAGCAGACCTGCTGACCCTCCCTCATTGGACAATCAGAATCCCACCATTCTATCGTTCCCAGCTATGCCACCCATAAATGCCAGAAATATGGTCGGAatacttgggggaggggggcagctaatAGACATACAGTGAGCCTTGGACAAAGTTCCTCTCTCTCCGGAAGGGATTAGCTCCGCCCCCAATTCATTCTAGCTAAATTCCAACCCCGCTGAACCTTGAgaccaaaataaacaaatgttgAAACCGTGCCATAAATGATACAGAAATCATACCTTCatgcaaaaaaacattttaaaagcatCATCTTACCTACATATTTCTTCTCAAACTCTCCAGTCAGGTGACGTTTCACAAAGGTGGTTTTACCAGTACCACCATCACCAACCAGTACAAGctgggggagggaaaaaaaatccatatgcATTTCAGATCAGACATGCTACCAAAGCCTAGATCATTCCCTTATGGAATGACAAAACAGGGACTCTGAATGACCATACGATAAGAATAAAGATAACTCACTAACCTTGAACTGAACTTGAGGTTCCCCTTGCATTGCCATTGTTTAAGATTTGACCTGTAATCAAATCAGAACATGTACAGACTCAAGAGAGAATCATAAGGTGAAAAGGCTGAATCCCGAACCTGACTACACAGATCTCACCTGCCAGAGATAAAGGCCCGCACATGCACCCACGGGTTAAGGGGATGATCAAGCTGCAAAATGCTCAAATAATTCAAACCATATACAGCTTACATTGTGCTTAGCCACTAATCAGTCAGTTGCCATGGGTTAAAACTGGGCTACGGCTACCCACTTCCACAAGATTTGTACGCGAAATGGTGTGGGATTTATTCACGAAGGTAAATTAAAAATCGCCACCGATCACTTAATCTCCTGCGTCGCATTATTAGATCCAGCCACAGTCCACCGTGGCCATGCTTTCGAGGAGCACGAACAATAGCTTGGGGATCACCTAGTTACATATGGGGATGTAGCTATATAGCACAAAGTAATGACGTCCATTAAAatcaagtggggggggggggagtcaacaAAACACGAGTCTATTTTACAGAGCACTTAACGTAAATGACTGAGTGCGAGACACCTAGCCCAATACACGAGGCTACGTTTGCAATTATTTAACTAGGTCACGGTGTAATTTCGTGGAAACTCTTACGTGCCCCCGTTACGATTATAGTCAAGGGAGAGTATTATACTGAAGAACAACGTTTTAATATTTATCAGCTTGCACAGAAACCGCCGTCTCATGCCCCATCAAAAAGCCCGCCAACTAGCAGAGTATTGAGATAGCTACCAGGTTCCAATTCAAACGAGACAGTAACGCGCTTAAAGTGATATCcagaataataaaaatgtagcaAGAGTGTCGGACATCATGCTAAAAAGGTCAAACTCAGTGGATACTTTTTTCCATTGTATGCCGATTAGTCGGATGTCTATGATTACAGATAGATTAAAGATTTCTTTTCTATCGCTTACCTTTCTGTTGCGAAGCAAGGCTCGTACGGAATTTCCGAAGTAAAATGGCTGACGCGTTTTTGAAATACCCCGACCACACACCCCTATCACGTGCATCTGTATCTCCATGGCAACTCGCGGTAAGGCGGTGTTTGAAACTGTCTCCGTTCGCTATTGGACGTCGGCTGGTGCTGGCGTCAGCAGAAAGCGGAAGCGGGGTCTTAAAACTCAGCCCAAATACTCCCGATTGGACGCCATTCACGTGGTCGTCGCTCTACTCACGATCAACAAGAACAGAATGAATTTTAtatgcctttcagttttaagtaTTAACACATATTTTTCTGCTTGGCactgctctctgtgtgtgtgtgtgtgtgtgtgtgtgtgtgtgtgtgtgtgtgtgtgtgtgtgtgtgtgtgtgtgtgtgtgtgtgtgtgtgtgtgagtgagtgagtgatgaTACTAATACTGGGGTGATTGTTCTAAAGTTTTCACTTAGCGTTTTTTTTGCTCGTGTGACAGTAAGTAACTCATGGTTTGCCATAAACTAAATATGGTACTTTGTTGCACATTTTACACAATTGTTTGGATACCGAACTCATAAATATTACAACACAAAGAAAATATTTGAGAGAGAAAGATGCAGAATTTTCTAATAACAAGAACTGTTAATGATCCATTAACCACTTGTTTAGTATCAAATGTTGGCCAAAATTTCAATGAAATAGTGGAAATTAACTGAGGTGGCCAAAATGGCTGAAACTAGCCACCAACTAGACCTACTGAATCAGAAGAAGAATGTGATAATAC contains:
- the LOC125724098 gene encoding GTP-binding nuclear protein Ran, which produces MAMQGEPQVQFKLVLVGDGGTGKTTFVKRHLTGEFEKKYVATLGVEVHPLVFHTNRGAIKFNVWDTAGQEKFGGLRDGYYIQAQCAIIMFDVTSRVTYKNVPNWHRDLVRVCENIPIVLCGNKVDIKDRKVKAKAIVFHRKKNLQYYDISAKSNYNFEKPFLWLARKLIGDPNLEFVAMPALAPPEVVMDPQLAKQYEEDLQVAQSTALPDDEDDL